The DNA segment TTACCTCGGTATCTATGCCCCAAACCATTGCCTCCCAAACTGTTAATACAGTACAGACGTCGCAAGTGGACTCAATGGCATCAGAATGCATCACGATAGACGAAAGTAAAGGGTTCTGGAGTAAGCTAAAAGCTTTTATTGGTCCGGGATTATTGGTTGCAGTAGGATATATGGACCCGGGCAACTGGGCTACCGATATAGCAGGAGGTTCACAGTTTGGCTATTCTCTGCTTTCGGTCATAGGCCTTTCCAGTATTTTTGCTATGATTTTGCAATATCTGGCTCTTAAATTAGGTATTGTAACAGGTCATGACTTAGCTCAGGCCTGCCGGGAATCCTATTCCAAAGGTGTTACGATATTTTTGTGGGTGCTATGTGAGATTGCTATTATTGCGACCGACCTTGCGGAGATCATTGGTGCAGCACTGGCAATTAACCTGCTTTTTAATATTCCTCTTAGTATTGGAGTACTGATCACGATAGCGGATGTGATGCTTTTACTATTATTGCAGCACAAAGGTTTTCAGGCATTGGAACGTACAGTAGGTGGGATCATCTTTATTATCATCCTATGCTTTGGTTACGAGATTTTACTTTCACAGCCAGATATTGCTCAATTAAGTAAAGGATTTATACCAAGTGCACAGATTGTAACAAATCCTAGTATGCTGTATATCGCAATAGGTATTCTGGGAGCTACAGTAATGCCACACAATTTATATCTACACTCCAGTGTAGCCAAAATGCGTAAGTTTTCAGATACAGAAAAAGGAAAAAAGGAAGCCATTCGTTTCGCGAGTATTGACTCAACAGGATCCCTTTTTATTGCCTTTCTGATCAATGCATCTATTCTGATTGTAGCGGCAGCAGCATTTCACTTTTCTGGTAATCACACTGTAGCGGATATTGGAGATGCTTATCATTTGCTTGATCCGTTATTAGGAGCCAAATGGGCAGCTATTGTATTTGGTATTGCGTTGCTAGCAAGTGGATTAAATGCTACACTCACAGGAACATTGGCTGGACAGATTGTAATGGAAGGTTTTCTGAACCTGCGTCTGAAGCCATGGCTACGTCGCTTAGTAACCAGAGGGATTGCGATTATTCCTGCCTTGTGGGTAGCATTCCTTTATGGAGAAAGAGGCACTGCACAACTATTGGTTTTCAGTCAGGTGGTATTGTCACTTCAGTTGAGCTTTGCAGTGGTTCCGTTGGTTATATTTACCAGTAGCAAAGCAAAGATGGGAAAATTTGTTAATAGCCCGCTATTAACCACTATCACATGGATTGTAGCCTCTATCATTATCGTATTAAACCTATACCTGTTGTTTCAGGTATTGTTTGAAATATAACTATGCCGCGTAGCTTACTACAGCTTTTTTGAATCTATGCGTTTCTTGATGCCTGAGCAGTTGCACATACGTGCAACTGCTTTTTTGTTTAGGTGTATCTATTTTGCAAAGGCCACCTGAATAGTAGTAACTTCCCGTACCCAGCGGGCATGTTTCTTCTCTCCTGGCACGACCAACCGATAAGGCCCTTCACCTGTTGCCAGTGGCTTACCATCGGCTTCAAAAACCAGAAACACAGACGCAGTAGTAAACTCGCTATCTAGTTCAGGTAGTGAAAATAAAGCTTCATATCCATCTGCTGCTTTTACCAGAACATACTTAACCAGGTTTTTCCCCCGTAGTTGAGCCCCTACTGTAACCTGAGCCGCCTTCAGTATCTCGCCCAAAGGTACACCTATAAACTTTCTTTCTTTGTCCCCCTTGTCCTTGGCTTTGACTTCTGTTACAGGCATTTTACGCAGGTCTTCGGTAGTCAATTGCAGAGACTTGCCAACTTCCCCTTCAATTTTTAAAGCTACTTGCCCTGTTGCTGATTTAGTAGTAGCGGGGGGTGTTTGTGCCATTACAGACACTAGCACAAAATTTACCAGAAGAGTCATTACAGACGAAATAAGAAGTATGTTCTTCATGGAGCTTTTCAAAAGTTAGAGGAAAGAACAGGAAAGTCATAACTCCTTTCGCAGGCATCTGACTTGATATTACGAATTATTGATAACCAGATTAATAAAATACCTGTGGATTAAAATTGTGGTATCTTTTATGTCTGACATACTTCTGCTATCATGTCGATAATCATTCCATTAATATGTGATCAAACATACTACATCTCTGTATAAAGGATAATAATCCCGTCGTTATTTCCTTGCAAATATACCGATTAATTTATATTCTCCTTTACGAATTGGATGAGAGGTAGATACCCTGTCAATCCGCCTATTTTTCTTCTTTCAGAACACACAAACTTTTAGGATTGCCTCTTCAGATTCACACTGAAGGAATAGCAAAAATATTTTTCAAAAAACACTATAACTTCCTGACAATGAAGTCTGAGCGTTATTCTGATATTTTTGGATGCTAGGTTGGATTCAGGTATATTTAAGGTAAATAATTCACTCAATAAACGACTAACTATTTACAATCTATATGCCTCGTTATCACACTAATACAACCGCTATTCGCAAATACAAATCTGAATATTATGGACTACTAGTTTATGAAGCCCGCCTGAACCATCAACTGTTCCGAATGGCACAACGTATCAAAGCCATTCAAAAAGATGAGGAACAATCTCTTGCCAACCAAGCACTGCTGACAAGTCTATTGGCTCACACGACCCAGCAAAAAGCAGAACTGGAAGCAAAACCAGCTTCTAAAGAAAGAGACAAGCAACTCAAAAAAGCAGAAAAAGAGTATAAAGAAGCCAATGTCAGTTACAAACGCAATGAATACCATTTGGCTGTGCTGGAAAAGAAAAAAGACAAGGATAACGCAGCTAAGTATGTGTTGAAAGAGATGAAACGCGATCAGGTACGTATTCGCATCAAGGCAGCCTATGATATCTGGAAAAAGCTTGAACAGGCAGAGCAATACAAGTTTATAGACTTTGAACTATTCAAGGCATTACACTTTGTGAAGCTCATAAAGCAGATCTCTGCTCAAACTACTACCCTATCTCAAACAATTCAGTCCGTAGAGAAACCTATCTCTCTGACCAGAACTTCATCCTCTATACCTGAAAATATATCACATATTACCATTCAGACATATACCCGTCCACAAAATTCCCCCAACATTCTTACTCAATCAGATCCTTTATTCAGAATCTGTAAAAAACCAACCTCTCATAAAACAAGGCTTTGCTCTTATATGAAAGCATTCATTTCCTATCCATCATATGTTCACTACCGAAATAGTGGGTTAAAAATCCATCAGATCTGATTTACTCTGATTCTTAGAAAAGGATTAGTTGTCTGTAGAAGGAGCATTCTGCAAAAAGTTATTCTTAGGCTCTTTGTCCTTCTTAAATTCCAGTTTGCCAAACTTGTAAGTAAGACTGATACCAAAGGATCGATAGGGAACCTGCACAATTGTCGTGGAGACATAGTTTTCGGTTACTACGGTTGTGACCTGACGTATATATCTCGTGAATGGATTGGTAGCAGTCAGACCAAAGCTAGCATTCTTATGATGAAACTGTTTGCGTATAGCAAGATTATATGTAAGCTGTTGAGGCCTTTTTCCCTGAATCGTATTGATAGCAGACGAAAAGTTTCCAAATCCTTCCATCACCAGATCCCAGGGCAACTGGTAAATGACATTTAGATTAAGACGATAGTTAACTCCATTCGCTACCTGATTGGAAAGCAACGTATTCACCACACGCTTTTGGGTAACTATTGCATTGCCTCTTACACTTAGCTGAGTAGTCAATGGCAACTGTCCGGAAATACTTATACCAGAATTATACTCAATTCCAATATTTTGTCTTTTAGTTATTGAAACGTTCTGGTATGTAGAATCTCCTATTACGTATTCAGGGTAGAAAGTAGTATAAGGCTTAATATCATTGGTATTTATTCGTTCAATCAACGCAATATACAAGCTACCACCATTCTTGAATGGTTTATTATATCCCAATTCTATATTGTTGCCAATTTCAGGTTTTAACAACGGATTGCCAGTAGTGATATTATAGGGATCACTCAAATTCATAAATGGGTTGATTTCACGATAATCAGCTCTCTCAATCCTGCGGGTAAAGGCTAATTTGATATACTGGTCACCTTTAAAATTGTGTGACAACACAATGGAAGGAACCAGATTATTGTAAGAAGGAATAGATGTATTGGGAAAATCAATTGTTACATCTGTATGCTCAAACCGTAAACCCGTCTTTACATTCAAATAATGGAATAACGAAAAAGTACCAGACAAATATCCTGCATAAATTTTCATACTGTAATTCAATAGATACGACTGAGAAGAGTCAGCTGTATATTGATTCAGGGAAGGAGAAAATACCAATACATCTGCCTGACTGTTAATATCCTGCAGGACTGTCTTTACTCCGGTTTCAAGTGTCAAGTCTGTTGTAAGAGGATGCGAATAATCAATGGACAAATTTGTCTGTTTATTATTTCCTGGTGTATGACCCGAGCTACCTGAATAAGGTATATTCTCAGCCAGATACTGTTGTGTCTGACTGTAGTTATTTTGAGGTTTTCCAAAACTGGAACTATAGAGTACATTCAGTTCCTGTCCATCATTCCTGAGCTTTTTACTGTAGCTCAGACTCCATTCAAGAGCTCCTACAGATCCTTTACTGGTCGCATTACGCAGAATATTCTCAGAAGAAAGAAGTGATCCGTTAGTATTAAAAACAGACTCATTTAGTTGAGTAGTACCTCTGCTTTCACTACCAAAATCAGTATAACCTATGGAACCGATGAGATTATCTTTTTTAGTAGGACTCCAATCAAATCCGATTCCTGATTGATAACCACTTCGTTGAAAATCCTGATAACCTTTTTGCAGTAACTGTGTTGTTTGCTCAGTATCTCCTTTTGAGAAGCGATTTTGTGAACTAGGGGTTCTGGAACTAAGCTGTTTATTTCCACTAACAAAGGTGTTGATTCCAAAATTGTTTTTTCTAAAATTCAGATTAACTGATCCATTTTCGAGTCGGGTACCAGCTGTCAAGCTGATTGTTCCATTCATTCCCTGCAAGTGATTTTCTTTTAGTACAATATTAATAATTCCACCAGTACCTTGGGCATCATACCTGGCTCCAGGGCTGGTCAACACCTCAATAGTCTGAATCTGACTGGCAGGAATAGAAGCAAGCGCATCCGTAAGACTGTTTCCAAAAATAGTAGAAGGCTTTCCATTAATCAGAAACCGTACATTTGGGTTACCTTGTAACTCCACATTGCCATCAATATCTACGGAAACCTGAGGTACCTTTCTCAAAACATCAAGAGCAACACCACCCTGCGAAGTGATATCATTTGCTGCATTGTAAACAATCTTATCAATCTTATTCTCTACGATGGCTTTTTTTCCTACTACTGTGACTTCATTGAGCACATTTACAGAGGGAGTCAGTTGAATGGTTTGCAAATCTTTGCCTGTCGTATTCAGCACGATATCTTTTACTACTGCTTTTTGATATCCAATAAAATCGACACTAAGCATGAATGTACCTGTAGTAGGAACAGTTACTTCAAAATCGCCTGTAGTTCCTGTTACAGTGCCATTTACTACCTTATTGGTTAGTTGATCAGTAAGTGCAACTGCTGCAAACTCTACAGGAAGGTTATTGGAAGCGTCAACTATCTTTCCTTTTATCTTCAGATTTGACTTATTCTGACTATA comes from the Xanthocytophaga agilis genome and includes:
- a CDS encoding Nramp family divalent metal transporter; translated protein: MASECITIDESKGFWSKLKAFIGPGLLVAVGYMDPGNWATDIAGGSQFGYSLLSVIGLSSIFAMILQYLALKLGIVTGHDLAQACRESYSKGVTIFLWVLCEIAIIATDLAEIIGAALAINLLFNIPLSIGVLITIADVMLLLLLQHKGFQALERTVGGIIFIIILCFGYEILLSQPDIAQLSKGFIPSAQIVTNPSMLYIAIGILGATVMPHNLYLHSSVAKMRKFSDTEKGKKEAIRFASIDSTGSLFIAFLINASILIVAAAAFHFSGNHTVADIGDAYHLLDPLLGAKWAAIVFGIALLASGLNATLTGTLAGQIVMEGFLNLRLKPWLRRLVTRGIAIIPALWVAFLYGERGTAQLLVFSQVVLSLQLSFAVVPLVIFTSSKAKMGKFVNSPLLTTITWIVASIIIVLNLYLLFQVLFEI
- a CDS encoding molybdopterin-dependent oxidoreductase, with protein sequence MKNILLISSVMTLLVNFVLVSVMAQTPPATTKSATGQVALKIEGEVGKSLQLTTEDLRKMPVTEVKAKDKGDKERKFIGVPLGEILKAAQVTVGAQLRGKNLVKYVLVKAADGYEALFSLPELDSEFTTASVFLVFEADGKPLATGEGPYRLVVPGEKKHARWVREVTTIQVAFAK
- a CDS encoding outer membrane beta-barrel family protein, whose amino-acid sequence is MKSFLYTLFLFCLIYANAYSQNKSNLKIKGKIVDASNNLPVEFAAVALTDQLTNKVVNGTVTGTTGDFEVTVPTTGTFMLSVDFIGYQKAVVKDIVLNTTGKDLQTIQLTPSVNVLNEVTVVGKKAIVENKIDKIVYNAANDITSQGGVALDVLRKVPQVSVDIDGNVELQGNPNVRFLINGKPSTIFGNSLTDALASIPASQIQTIEVLTSPGARYDAQGTGGIINIVLKENHLQGMNGTISLTAGTRLENGSVNLNFRKNNFGINTFVSGNKQLSSRTPSSQNRFSKGDTEQTTQLLQKGYQDFQRSGYQSGIGFDWSPTKKDNLIGSIGYTDFGSESRGTTQLNESVFNTNGSLLSSENILRNATSKGSVGALEWSLSYSKKLRNDGQELNVLYSSSFGKPQNNYSQTQQYLAENIPYSGSSGHTPGNNKQTNLSIDYSHPLTTDLTLETGVKTVLQDINSQADVLVFSPSLNQYTADSSQSYLLNYSMKIYAGYLSGTFSLFHYLNVKTGLRFEHTDVTIDFPNTSIPSYNNLVPSIVLSHNFKGDQYIKLAFTRRIERADYREINPFMNLSDPYNITTGNPLLKPEIGNNIELGYNKPFKNGGSLYIALIERINTNDIKPYTTFYPEYVIGDSTYQNVSITKRQNIGIEYNSGISISGQLPLTTQLSVRGNAIVTQKRVVNTLLSNQVANGVNYRLNLNVIYQLPWDLVMEGFGNFSSAINTIQGKRPQQLTYNLAIRKQFHHKNASFGLTATNPFTRYIRQVTTVVTENYVSTTIVQVPYRSFGISLTYKFGKLEFKKDKEPKNNFLQNAPSTDN